The Cytobacillus sp. NJ13 sequence CTTTATTATTTTTTTTCGGAGAAACAGCCGCTATCTTTGCCTTTTTAACAGCAGGCACTTCAATCTCCGCTTTCCGCTTCTCCTCCATTTTCTTTCTGGCCCAATCATAATTCCCTTCATAGTAATGAAGGTCTTTTTGATCAATCCAGTAAATTTTGCTGAATATTCGATTGATAAAATAACGGTCATGAGAGACAGCCAAAATCGTTCCATCGAATTCTTCAAGTGCCTCTTCGAGTACCTCTCTAGATTCGATATCAAGATGATTCGTCGGTTCATCAAGTATAAGAAAGTTAATATCCCTGTGCATGAGCTGGGCCAGGCGCAGCCTCATTCTTTCACCGCCGCTCAATTGCGATACTTTACGAAAAACAGTATGGCCATAAAAGAGGAAACCGGCCAGAATATGGCGTGCTTCTCCCTCCGTTACAGCCTGCCCTTCCCTAAAAGTGTCAATTACCGATTGATCATCAGCATTTGAGAAAACATGCTGTGACAAATAGCCAATTTTCAAGTTGCTTCCTTTCCGAATTTCCCCTGCATCAGGTTCCAGCTCTCCTAGCATCATTTTGATCAACGTCGATTTTCCTGTCCCATTATCTCCGACAATAGCGGTTCGGTCGCGGAATAGGATGTGCATTCTGACGTTTTTGAATAAGTGCTTGCTGCCAAAGGACTTGCTGACCTCTTTCATCAAGAACACATCTTTTCCGCTCCGTTCAGATGCTTCAAGATCCATATTCATTTTTTTTCGGTTTAATACAGGCCGGTCCAGCTTCTCCATCCGCTGGAGAGCTTTTTCCATGCTGCTTGCCCGTTTATGAAGACCCGCATTAGGCGGGGTACATTGATTGGCCCATTCTCTTAACCTCTTGATGGCTTCCTTCATCTTCCTGATTTTTTTCTGCTGTTCTTCATATTGCTGAAACTCTCTCAGCAGCCTTTCTTCTTTCTCTTTTACAAAGCCTGAATAGTTTGTCTGATAAAGGGTGATTTCTCCATCTTCCAAATCCAGAATCTTGCTG is a genomic window containing:
- the abc-f gene encoding ABC-F type ribosomal protection protein, with protein sequence MIACSAQQIGKSYGGNIVFENLSFEIYERDRVGLTGRNGSGKTTLFKLLAGAEVPDTGKLHWRKGCEIGYMAQIPDYPASMKAIDVLKTAFANLLEMEKTMKKMEQQMANETVPDQLNKLIGEYGELQDQFTLNKGYEVDSQIDRISNGLNIRSLLNKDFSSLSGGEKTKVCLAHMLLKSPNLLLLDEPTNHLDIKSVEWLADFIKNYEGTVVLVSHDRYFLDETVSKILDLEDGEITLYQTNYSGFVKEKEERLLREFQQYEEQQKKIRKMKEAIKRLREWANQCTPPNAGLHKRASSMEKALQRMEKLDRPVLNRKKMNMDLEASERSGKDVFLMKEVSKSFGSKHLFKNVRMHILFRDRTAIVGDNGTGKSTLIKMMLGELEPDAGEIRKGSNLKIGYLSQHVFSNADDQSVIDTFREGQAVTEGEARHILAGFLFYGHTVFRKVSQLSGGERMRLRLAQLMHRDINFLILDEPTNHLDIESREVLEEALEEFDGTILAVSHDRYFINRIFSKIYWIDQKDLHYYEGNYDWARKKMEEKRKAEIEVPAVKKAKIAAVSPKKNNKGLALEELEYAIEQLETSLIKLETVLEKEMDLEKLQIAYQEKEELEKQREELYGKLDAIL